In Acipenser ruthenus chromosome 6, fAciRut3.2 maternal haplotype, whole genome shotgun sequence, the following proteins share a genomic window:
- the LOC117410583 gene encoding dermatan-sulfate epimerase-like isoform X2, giving the protein MYDKSYSRGWGFQYLHNHQPTNCVALLTGSLVLMNQGYLQEAYLWTKQVFAIIEKSLVLLQDVTDGSLYEGVAYGTYTTRSLFQYMFLVQRHFDISHFDHPWIKQHFAFMYRTILPGFQRSVAIADSNYNWFYGPESQLVFMDNYIMRNGSGNWLAQMIRQNRVVEGPGLAGKGQRWCTLHTEFLWYNASLAPTPPPDFKRSRLHFFEDWGVVTYGSSLPAQINNTFLSFKSGKLGGRAIFDIVHHNKYKEWIKGWRNFNAGHEHPDQNSFTFAPNGVPFITEALYGPKYTFLNNALMFSPAISESCFAPWEGQVTEACNSKWLKYKHGLAGDSQGRVLAALERKGMVFIRGEGMSAYNPALKIRSVQRNLLLLHPQLLLLVDQIHLEEDSPVESASSYFHNSDMPFEETAIEGVHGAFIRHKDGLYKMFWMDDTGYSDKGVLGYSGYPHGYPYNGSNYVNVTMPLRNPITRVAYIFFGPDVDVQSFSIRGDAQRVDIYLVANDRTYTVYLLTGEVASKPLFAMVLADRQKIVFERAAGVKDAPPPEVSHYLGLVEDNLQHVKPVFQQLEKQILARVLNTDNFRKTAERLLQFSDKKKTEELIEKMFTLSQKQGKAKNARKGSLTNRLSDSLPDIFAQIELAEKKERQKSRTKVFEENPEGEGDARDFLDYSDLRRAKGRKVGYVKSRRYKEVLMDSIVRSTEPTISASYIRLFLILNTATFFMLLTLLLTRFQKTQNLHTQRCFYAILLTDCFILLCLYSSCSQAQC; this is encoded by the exons GTTACCTTCAGGAAGCCTACTTGTGGACCAAGCAAGTTTTTGCAATAATAGAGAAGTCACTGGTACTCCTGCAAGATGTAACTGATGGATCCTTGTATGAAGGAGTGGCTTATGGGACCTACACCACCAGATCCCTCTTTCAGTACATGTTCCTGGTCCAGAGACACTTTGATATCAGCCACTTCGACCACCCCTGGATCAAACAGCACTTTGCCTTCATGTATAGAACTATCTTGCCAG GCTTTCAAAGGAGTGTGGCCATTGCAGACTCCAACTACAACTGGTTCTACGGTCCCGAGAGTCAGCTGGTATTCATGGATAATTACATCATGCGCAATGGAAGCGGGAACTGGCTGGCACAGATGATCCGTCAGAATCGAGTGGTGGAAGGGCCCGGGTTGGCAGGGAAGGGCCAGCGCTGGTGCACACTTCACACCGAGTTCCTCTG GTATAATGCCTCTTTGGCCCCAACGCCCCCTCCAGATTTCAAAAGATCAAGACTGCACTTCTTTGAAGATTGGGGAGTTGTTACTTATGGAAGCTCACTACCAGCTCAAATCAACAATACCTTCTTGTCCTTCAAATCAGGAAAGCTGGGGGGGCGTGCTATATTTGACATTGTACACCACAACAAATACAAAGAGTGGATCAAAGGGTGGAGGAACTTCAATGCTGGTCACGAACACCCAGACCAGAACTCCTTTACATTCGCACCCAACGGCGTGCCTTTCATAACTGAAGCCCTGTATGGGCCAAAGTATACTTTCCTCAACAACGCCTTGATGTTTTCCCCTGCTATTTCCGAGAGCTGCTTTGCACCATGGGAAGGCCAGGTGACTGAAGCCTGCAATTCCAAGTGGCTCAAGTATAAACATGGACTTGCTGGGGACTCACAGGGCAGGGTGCTGGCAGCTCTGGAGAGGAAAGGAATGGTATTTATTCGAGGCGAGGGAATGAGTGCCTACAACCCTGCGCTGAAGATAAGGAGCGTGCAGAGGAACCTGCTTCTTCTGCACCCTCAGCTGTTGCTCCTGGTGGATCAAATACACTTAGAGGAAGACAGCCCCGTTGAATCAGCCAGCTCTTACTTTCACAATTCTGATATGCCCTTTGAGGAGACAGCAATAGAAGGGGTCCATGGAGCCTTTATTAGACATAAGGATGGATTGTATAAAATGTTCTGGATGGATGACACTGGCTACAGTGATAAAGGGGTTCTGGGGTACAGTGGCTATCCACATGGCTACCCATACAATGGATCTAACTATGTGAATGTGACTATGCCACTGAGAAACCCAATAACCAGGGTGGCATACATTTTTTTTGGACCCGATGTGGACGTTCAGAGTTTCAGTATTCGTGGGGATGCACAACGAGTGGACATTTATTTGGTGGCAAATGATCGCACATACACAGTATACCTTCTCACAGGGGAAGTGGCCAGCAAGCCACTCTTTGCCATGGTGCTCGCTGACCGTCAAAAGATTGTCTTTGAGAGGGCAGCAGGAGTCAAGGATGCCCCGCCTCCAGAGGTGAGCCACTATTTGGGCCTGGTTGAAGACAATCTCCAACATGTCAAACCCGTCTTCCAGCAGCTCGAAAAGCAGATCCTGGCCCGTGTTCTGAACACTGACAATTTCAGGAAAACAGCAGAGCGCCTCCTGCAGTTTTCAGACAAGAAGAAAACTGAAGAACTCATTGAGAAAATGTTTACACTCTCCCAGAAACAAGGCAAAGCGAAAAATGCTAGAAAAGGAAGTCTAACAAACAGACTTTCAGACAGCCTGCCTGACATTTTTGCTCAAATTGAGTTGGCCGAAAAGAAGGAGAGACAAAAAAGCAGGACAAAGGTATTTGAAGAAAACCCAGAAGGGGAAGGGGATGCAAGAGATTTTCTGGACTATAGTGACCTTCGCCGTGCAAAAGGCAGAAAGGTTGGGTATGTAAAAAGTCGTAGATATAAAGAAGTTCTGATGGATTCCATTGTGAGAAGCACTGAGCCCACAATCTCAGCTTCCTACATCAGGCTCTTCCTGATTTTGAATACTGCCACATTTTTTATGTTGTTGACATTACTGTTGACTCGATTTCAGAAGACCCAAAatctgcacacacagagatgcTTCTATGCAATCCTTTTAACAGACTGCTTTATCTTGCTGTGTTTATATTCCTCATGTTCACAAGCACAGTGTTAA